One segment of Gammaproteobacteria bacterium DNA contains the following:
- the pyrH gene encoding UMP kinase — translation MPEPELRYQRILLKLSGEALMGADGPGIDPRVLTQFATEIHALAQAGAQLGLVIGGGNIFRGAGLAAAGMDRVTGDHMGMLATVMNALAMQDALRRLGTEGRVMSALSIASACEDYSRARALRHLDRGRVVLFAAGTGNPFFTTDSAASLRAIEIGADILFKGTQVDGVYSADPKKDPGAERFDRLSYDEALRRQLMVMDHTAIILCRDHGMPLMVFDIHQRGNLMRAACGEAVGTLVEKE, via the coding sequence ATGCCTGAACCAGAACTGCGCTACCAACGGATTCTCCTCAAGCTCAGCGGTGAGGCCCTCATGGGGGCCGACGGGCCCGGCATCGATCCCCGTGTGCTGACCCAGTTCGCCACCGAGATCCACGCCCTCGCACAGGCCGGGGCGCAGCTCGGGCTGGTTATCGGCGGGGGTAACATCTTCCGTGGCGCCGGGCTGGCGGCGGCCGGCATGGACCGCGTCACCGGCGACCACATGGGTATGCTGGCCACGGTCATGAACGCCCTGGCCATGCAGGATGCGCTACGTCGCCTGGGTACGGAGGGGCGTGTCATGTCGGCGCTGTCCATTGCCTCGGCCTGCGAGGACTATTCCCGGGCCCGCGCCCTGCGGCACCTCGACCGGGGCCGTGTGGTACTGTTCGCCGCCGGTACCGGCAATCCGTTCTTCACCACCGATTCCGCCGCCAGCCTGCGCGCCATCGAGATCGGGGCGGACATCCTGTTCAAGGGCACCCAGGTCGACGGGGTATATTCGGCCGATCCCAAGAAAGATCCGGGCGCCGAGCGCTTTGACCGGCTGAGCTATGACGAGGCCCTGCGCCGCCAGCTCATGGTCATGGATCACACTGCCATCATCCTGTGCCGCGATCATGGCATGCCGCTGATGGTGTTCG
- the tsf gene encoding translation elongation factor Ts, which yields MSISAAQVKELRERTGSGMMECKKALVDAAGDMETAVEALRKSGLAKADKKAGRVAAEGLVLVELSDDRQRAAIVEVNCETDFVAKKEEFQGFAMKIAQRVVKDTPASMEALLALPLTDGGPSIEEARKELIAMIGENINVRRYTVVETNGVVGAYLHGSRIGVLVEMQGGSEDLAKDIAMHIAASRPVCITAAEVPADLLETERRIFAAQAEESGKPADIIAKMVEGRIKKYLAEVTLVGQPFVKDPEITVGALLSKAGAEVLSFQRLELGEGIEKKTENFAEEVMAQARGK from the coding sequence ATGTCTATTTCCGCCGCACAGGTCAAAGAGCTGCGTGAACGCACCGGCTCCGGCATGATGGAATGCAAGAAGGCGCTGGTCGACGCGGCCGGCGATATGGAGACCGCAGTCGAGGCCCTGCGCAAATCGGGTCTGGCCAAGGCCGACAAGAAGGCTGGTCGTGTGGCCGCCGAGGGCCTGGTCCTGGTCGAGCTCAGCGATGACCGCCAGCGCGCGGCCATCGTCGAGGTCAACTGCGAGACCGACTTCGTCGCCAAGAAAGAGGAGTTCCAGGGCTTCGCCATGAAGATCGCCCAGCGTGTCGTGAAGGATACGCCGGCGTCCATGGAGGCACTGCTGGCGCTGCCGTTGACCGACGGCGGGCCGAGCATCGAAGAGGCCCGCAAGGAACTCATCGCCATGATCGGCGAGAACATCAACGTGCGCCGCTACACCGTGGTCGAGACCAACGGTGTGGTGGGTGCGTATCTGCACGGCAGCCGCATCGGCGTGCTGGTCGAGATGCAGGGTGGCAGCGAGGACCTGGCGAAGGATATCGCCATGCATATCGCCGCCAGCCGCCCGGTGTGCATCACCGCGGCCGAGGTCCCGGCAGACCTGCTGGAGACGGAGCGCCGGATCTTCGCCGCCCAGGCCGAGGAGAGCGGTAAGCCCGCCGACATCATTGCCAAGATGGTCGAGGGTCGCATCAAGAAGTATCTCGCCGAGGTCACCCTGGTCGGGCAGCCCTTCGTCAAGGATCCCGAGATCACCGTGGGCGCGCTGCTGTCCAAGGCCGGCGCCGAGGTACTGAGTTTCCAGCGTCTGGAACTGGGCGAGGGCATCGAGAAGAAGACCGAGAACTTCGCCGAAGAGGTGATGGCGCAGGCACGCGGCAAGTAA
- the rpsB gene encoding 30S ribosomal protein S2, with protein MANVTMRQMLEAGVHFGHQTRFWNPKLAPYIFGERSKIHIINLESTLPLYNEAMNYLSSLAAKRGTILFVGTKRAARDTVGEEAARCGMPYVNYRWLGGMLTNYKTVRQSVRRLKELETMSQDGSMDRLNKKEALMRTREMEKLERSLGGIKDMSHLPDALFVIDVGHEKIAVSEAIKLGIPVVGVVDTNNSTKGIDYIIPGNDDAIRAIQLYARGAADAVLDGKSTSAVQVSASGDEFIELDEAAGAADKPPRGKRPPAAKAPDRAAAGADDDQGA; from the coding sequence ATGGCGAACGTCACCATGCGCCAGATGCTGGAAGCTGGCGTGCATTTCGGTCATCAGACCCGTTTCTGGAACCCGAAGCTGGCCCCGTACATCTTCGGCGAACGCAGCAAGATCCACATCATCAATCTGGAAAGCACCCTGCCTCTGTACAACGAGGCGATGAACTATCTGAGCAGCCTGGCCGCCAAGCGCGGCACCATCCTGTTCGTCGGCACCAAGCGCGCGGCGCGCGATACCGTGGGCGAAGAGGCGGCGCGCTGCGGTATGCCGTACGTGAACTACCGCTGGCTGGGTGGCATGCTCACCAACTATAAGACGGTGCGTCAGTCCGTGCGTCGCCTGAAGGAGCTGGAGACCATGTCGCAGGACGGCAGCATGGACCGGCTCAATAAGAAAGAGGCGCTGATGCGCACGCGCGAGATGGAAAAGCTGGAGCGCAGCCTGGGCGGCATCAAAGACATGAGCCACCTGCCGGACGCGCTGTTCGTGATCGACGTCGGGCATGAAAAGATCGCCGTCAGTGAGGCCATCAAGCTGGGTATCCCGGTGGTCGGCGTGGTGGACACCAACAACTCCACCAAGGGCATCGATTACATCATCCCCGGCAACGACGATGCCATCCGCGCGATCCAGTTGTACGCGCGCGGTGCGGCCGACGCCGTCCTCGACGGCAAGTCCACCTCCGCGGTGCAGGTGTCGGCGAGCGGCGACGAGTTCATCGAACTGGATGAGGCCGCCGGCGCGGCCGACAAGCCGCCCCGTGGCAAGCGTCCCCCGGCGGCCAAGGCCCCTGATCGTGCCGCGGCTGGCGCCGACGACGACCAGGGCGCCTGA
- the map gene encoding type I methionyl aminopeptidase — translation MSVTIKTGDEIEKMRTAGRLAAEVLQMIRPYVKAGVSTAELDRICHDYIVDQQQAIPAPLNYRGFPRSICTSINHQICHGIPGDRVLKNGAILNIDITVIKDGFHGDTSRMFLIGEPSVQAKRLCKVCYEAMALGIRMVRPGMRLGDIGHAIQRHVEAANFSVVREYCGHGLGREFHEEPQVLHYGRPGTGMELVPGMTFTIEPMINAGKRDTKMLPDGWTVVTKDHSLSAQWEHTVLVTATGYEVLTLGPDESLDHMPLLP, via the coding sequence ATGAGCGTTACGATCAAGACCGGCGACGAGATCGAGAAGATGCGCACGGCCGGCCGGCTGGCCGCCGAGGTGCTGCAGATGATCCGCCCCTACGTGAAGGCCGGCGTCTCCACCGCGGAACTGGACCGCATCTGCCACGACTACATCGTCGACCAGCAGCAGGCGATCCCCGCCCCGCTCAACTACCGCGGCTTCCCGCGCTCGATCTGCACGTCGATCAATCACCAGATCTGCCACGGCATCCCCGGCGACCGGGTGCTGAAGAACGGCGCCATCCTCAACATCGACATCACCGTGATCAAGGACGGCTTCCACGGCGATACCAGTCGCATGTTCCTGATCGGCGAACCCTCGGTGCAGGCCAAGCGCCTGTGCAAGGTCTGCTACGAGGCCATGGCGCTGGGCATCCGCATGGTGCGCCCGGGGATGCGCCTGGGTGACATCGGCCACGCCATCCAGAGACACGTCGAGGCGGCAAACTTCTCCGTGGTCCGCGAATACTGTGGTCACGGTCTGGGCCGGGAATTCCACGAGGAGCCGCAGGTGCTGCATTACGGCAGACCCGGCACCGGCATGGAACTGGTGCCCGGCATGACCTTCACCATCGAGCCCATGATCAACGCCGGCAAGCGCGATACCAAGATGCTGCCGGACGGCTGGACGGTGGTGACCAAGGACCACAGCCTGTCTGCCCAGTGGGAACACACCGTGCTGGTGACCGCTACCGGCTACGAGGTCCTGACCCTGGGGCCGGACGAGTCGCTGGACCACATGCCGCTGCTCCCATGA
- the glnD gene encoding [protein-PII] uridylyltransferase yields the protein MSLPDGAVNTSTAAVPAPPILDDLCDTAVLDAALAAGGGLLPLLRSALRDGSRALREHFRRQIPADRLVYSRAWLIDQLLARAWHWTLQADADRLALVAVGGYGRGELLPHSDIDLLILLPDHETAALTGRLEAFLTLLWDIGLEVGHSVRTVDDCVREGERDITVATNFVEARLLAGAAPLFEAMREATGPERIWTGAGFFEAKLKEQVARHHKFHDTAYNLEPNIKESPGGLRDIQMIGWVAKRHFGVDTLHDLVTHHFLTEHEYRTLSAGQTALWRIRFALHDLTGRREDRILFDHQRTLAELLGYPQGERPNQAIEQFMKDYYRTVFELNRLNEMLLQLFQEAILYADDPGEPVPINTRFQARKGFIEALDEHIFVHHPFALLEIFLLLAQHPELKGVRAATIRLIRDHRHLIDDDFRNDLRTRSIFMEILRQPRGVWHELQRMNRYGILAAYLPVFGRIVGQMQYDLFHVYTVDEHSLFVLRNLRRFAVPEYAHEFPLCSELMANLPRQELLLLAGLFHDIAKGRDGDHSELGAEEAVAFCDHHGLSQHDTQLVAWLVRNHLLMSTTAQRRDISDPAVINDFARQMLTRTRLDYLYLLTVADIRATSPGLWNSWKNALLLELYNVAAEALARGLDKPLEQDEFIAETRSEAHQLLLEQGLAAADIEAIWRDLGEDYFLRHTPDEIAWHAHCIDRHGRRDTPLVELRHSPERGGTEVFIYTRTNDTLFERTTALLDQLGLDIHDARITTARNGYVLDTYLILDGSGTPIRGAAQLREIVARITRELSRQDGERPRVTRRPPGRFRHFDIPTQISFGVDAPNQRTVLELITGDRPGLLSAVGRAFSACGIRLQNARIATFGSRAEDVFYITDTHNRPLQSPEQFECLRTQLHESLHSADDGTG from the coding sequence ATGAGCCTGCCGGACGGTGCCGTCAACACGAGTACCGCCGCCGTTCCGGCACCGCCCATCCTGGACGACCTCTGCGACACGGCCGTGCTGGACGCGGCACTCGCCGCCGGCGGCGGCCTGCTGCCCCTGCTGCGCAGTGCGCTGCGCGACGGCAGCCGCGCCCTGCGCGAGCACTTCCGCCGCCAGATCCCGGCCGACCGTCTCGTCTACAGCCGCGCCTGGCTGATCGACCAGCTGCTGGCCCGCGCCTGGCACTGGACGTTGCAGGCCGATGCCGACCGTCTGGCCCTGGTCGCGGTCGGCGGCTATGGCCGCGGCGAGTTGCTGCCCCATTCGGACATCGATCTGCTCATCCTGCTGCCGGATCACGAGACTGCCGCACTGACCGGCCGCCTCGAGGCCTTCCTGACCCTGCTGTGGGACATCGGCCTGGAGGTCGGGCACAGCGTGCGTACCGTGGACGACTGTGTACGCGAGGGCGAGCGCGACATCACGGTTGCGACCAATTTCGTCGAGGCCCGGCTGCTGGCCGGTGCCGCGCCCCTGTTCGAGGCCATGCGCGAGGCCACCGGTCCGGAACGCATCTGGACCGGCGCCGGCTTCTTCGAGGCCAAACTCAAGGAACAGGTCGCGCGTCACCACAAGTTCCACGACACCGCCTACAACCTCGAACCCAACATCAAGGAGAGCCCCGGCGGCCTGCGCGACATCCAGATGATCGGCTGGGTCGCCAAGCGCCACTTCGGCGTCGACACCCTGCACGATCTGGTGACCCACCATTTTCTCACCGAGCACGAGTACCGCACTCTCAGCGCCGGTCAGACGGCCCTGTGGCGCATTCGCTTCGCCCTCCACGATCTCACCGGCCGGCGTGAGGATCGTATCCTGTTCGACCACCAGCGCACCCTGGCCGAATTGCTGGGTTACCCGCAGGGCGAACGGCCGAATCAGGCGATCGAGCAGTTCATGAAGGATTATTACCGCACGGTATTCGAACTGAACCGCCTGAACGAAATGCTGTTGCAGCTCTTCCAGGAGGCGATCCTGTACGCCGACGATCCCGGCGAACCCGTACCCATCAATACGCGCTTCCAGGCACGCAAGGGCTTCATCGAGGCGCTCGATGAGCACATCTTCGTGCACCACCCGTTCGCCCTGCTGGAGATCTTCCTGCTGCTCGCGCAGCACCCAGAGTTGAAGGGCGTGCGGGCGGCGACCATCCGCCTGATCCGCGACCATCGCCACCTGATCGACGACGACTTCCGCAACGATCTGCGCACCCGCAGCATCTTCATGGAGATCCTGCGGCAGCCGCGCGGCGTCTGGCACGAGCTGCAGCGCATGAACCGCTACGGCATCCTGGCCGCCTACCTGCCGGTATTCGGCCGCATCGTCGGGCAGATGCAGTACGATCTGTTCCACGTCTACACCGTCGACGAGCATTCACTGTTCGTGCTGCGCAATCTGCGGCGCTTCGCGGTGCCGGAGTATGCACACGAGTTCCCGCTGTGCAGTGAGTTGATGGCAAATCTGCCCAGGCAGGAACTGTTGCTGCTGGCCGGGCTGTTCCATGATATCGCCAAGGGGCGCGACGGCGACCACTCCGAACTGGGTGCCGAAGAGGCCGTCGCCTTCTGCGATCACCACGGCCTCAGCCAGCACGATACCCAGCTGGTCGCGTGGCTGGTGCGCAACCATCTGCTGATGTCGACCACGGCGCAGCGCCGCGACATCAGCGACCCGGCCGTGATCAACGACTTCGCCCGGCAGATGCTGACGCGCACACGGCTCGATTATCTGTACCTGCTGACGGTCGCGGACATCCGCGCCACCAGTCCCGGTCTGTGGAACTCCTGGAAGAACGCCCTGCTGCTGGAGCTGTACAACGTCGCCGCCGAGGCCCTCGCGCGTGGCCTGGACAAGCCGCTCGAACAGGACGAGTTCATCGCCGAGACGCGCAGCGAGGCGCACCAGCTGCTGCTGGAGCAGGGGCTCGCCGCTGCGGACATCGAGGCGATCTGGCGGGACCTGGGTGAAGACTACTTCCTGCGCCACACCCCCGATGAGATCGCCTGGCATGCGCACTGCATCGACCGCCACGGCAGGCGCGACACACCGCTGGTCGAGCTGCGCCACAGCCCCGAGCGCGGCGGTACGGAGGTGTTCATCTACACCCGCACCAACGATACGCTGTTCGAGCGCACCACCGCCCTGCTCGACCAGCTCGGCCTGGACATCCACGACGCGCGCATCACCACCGCCCGCAACGGGTATGTCCTGGACACCTACCTGATCCTCGACGGGTCCGGCACACCCATCCGGGGCGCTGCCCAGCTGCGCGAGATCGTCGCCCGCATCACCCGTGAACTCAGCCGCCAGGACGGCGAGCGTCCGCGCGTCACCCGCCGCCCGCCCGGACGTTTCCGGCATTTCGATATTCCGACCCAGATCAGCTTCGGTGTCGACGCACCCAACCAGCGCACCGTGCTCGAACTGATCACCGGCGACCGGCCCGGGCTGCTGTCGGCGGTCGGTCGCGCCTTCAGCGCCTGCGGTATCCGCCTGCAGAACGCCCGCATCGCCACCTTCGGTTCACGTGCCGAGGACGTGTTCTACATCACCGACACCCACAACCGGCCGCTGCAATCGCCCGAGCAGTTCGAGTGCCTGCGCACGCAACTGCACGAGAGCCTGCATAGCGCCGACGACGGCACGGGCTGA
- a CDS encoding winged helix-turn-helix domain-containing protein, giving the protein MDTSSLSRVSQAKLRVLVVDDDPNLIRLARHYLEEAGFEVQCAADGTGMDRHLSRERFDLVVLNVRLPGEDGLSIARRVMFEHALPALILSHKGDDIERIIGLDIGADDYIAKPFNPGELVARIRATVRRSRRTHEIRVSVAAHAPRYHFGPFTLDTGAHALVRAGEKIELTNAEFKLLCVFIENCNRVLSRDQLMDLLKRHDRTPYDRSIDVRVSRLRQKIEDDPSEPEYIRTIWGEGYLFSADVEVG; this is encoded by the coding sequence ATGGACACGTCTAGTCTTTCTCGGGTCAGCCAGGCAAAGCTGCGGGTACTGGTGGTCGACGATGACCCGAATCTGATCAGGCTCGCCCGGCATTATCTCGAGGAGGCGGGCTTCGAGGTCCAATGTGCCGCGGACGGGACGGGGATGGACCGGCATCTGAGTCGTGAACGTTTCGATCTGGTGGTCCTGAATGTCCGGCTGCCGGGCGAAGACGGGCTTTCCATTGCCCGGCGGGTGATGTTCGAGCATGCGCTCCCGGCCCTGATCCTGTCGCACAAGGGCGATGACATCGAGCGGATCATCGGGCTCGATATCGGCGCGGACGACTATATCGCCAAGCCCTTCAATCCGGGAGAACTGGTGGCGCGTATCCGCGCGACGGTACGGCGCAGCCGGCGGACGCACGAGATCCGTGTGAGCGTGGCCGCGCACGCGCCACGCTATCATTTCGGGCCGTTCACCTTGGATACGGGGGCGCACGCCCTGGTGCGGGCTGGAGAGAAAATCGAGCTTACCAATGCCGAATTCAAACTGCTCTGCGTCTTCATCGAAAACTGCAACCGCGTGCTCAGTCGGGATCAGCTCATGGATCTCCTGAAGCGGCATGATCGCACGCCGTACGATCGCAGCATCGATGTGCGCGTGTCACGGCTGCGGCAGAAGATCGAAGACGACCCCAGCGAGCCGGAGTATATCCGGACGATCTGGGGCGAAGGCTATCTGTTCTCGGCCGACGTCGAGGTGGGGTGA
- a CDS encoding outer membrane protein transport protein gives MVHRIRTSLGIVFASAGVSLLVGPVWAANGDQQVAFSGRANAMGGAVVAKSQDATTGLTNPAGIAFLDLGVDAIRFDVNLSASNPQRQLNDVDSENDLFVLATGAFAFKSDFFPEQVRISVGAYAIAGGGVDYPVGAYSIYPGTDGPVVAALQSLRMGPSFSYLVTDRLAIGLTTHMTVGMFSVDAPAFRAPTDFTTGFVWGTGLTYRLAPGVMLGLNYNAETNNQPYEFTKGLENTLPGCDTCPRTPQKYKLDFQDPQSMAVGLSIEPTDKLQIEFDVKWINFSAVRDTLVLQDQYSPDRVELDLGWDDQWVYALGVNYKATPRLDLMMGYNYGKSPMGPEDIGDNPGINGIIEHHLSGGLSYRISEHGTLTASYMRAFENELTGIRTGSTEEVKSNFGANIVTLQFTYSH, from the coding sequence ATGGTACATCGTATCCGTACGTCGCTCGGAATCGTCTTTGCATCTGCGGGGGTGTCTCTTCTGGTCGGCCCGGTCTGGGCCGCGAACGGTGATCAACAGGTCGCCTTCAGTGGACGGGCCAACGCCATGGGGGGTGCCGTGGTGGCGAAGTCCCAGGACGCGACCACCGGATTGACCAATCCGGCCGGTATCGCATTTCTCGATCTCGGCGTGGACGCCATCCGCTTCGACGTGAATCTGAGTGCGTCGAACCCGCAACGCCAACTCAACGATGTCGACAGCGAGAACGACCTGTTCGTGCTGGCCACCGGTGCCTTCGCGTTCAAGAGCGATTTCTTTCCGGAACAGGTACGCATCAGTGTCGGGGCCTACGCGATCGCGGGCGGCGGCGTGGATTATCCGGTGGGTGCCTACAGCATCTACCCGGGCACCGACGGTCCGGTGGTCGCAGCCCTGCAGTCGTTGCGGATGGGGCCATCTTTTTCGTATCTGGTCACCGACCGGCTGGCGATCGGCCTGACGACACACATGACCGTCGGCATGTTCTCGGTCGACGCGCCGGCCTTCCGGGCGCCGACGGATTTCACCACCGGATTCGTGTGGGGGACGGGCTTGACCTACCGGCTCGCGCCGGGCGTCATGCTCGGCCTGAACTATAACGCGGAGACCAATAACCAGCCCTACGAATTCACCAAGGGCCTGGAAAACACTCTGCCCGGCTGCGACACCTGCCCGCGGACACCACAGAAGTACAAGCTGGATTTCCAGGACCCGCAGAGCATGGCCGTGGGCCTGTCGATAGAACCGACCGACAAGCTGCAGATCGAGTTCGACGTCAAGTGGATCAATTTCAGTGCAGTGCGCGACACCCTGGTCCTGCAGGATCAGTACAGCCCCGACCGCGTCGAACTCGATCTGGGCTGGGACGATCAGTGGGTCTATGCCCTGGGCGTCAATTACAAGGCCACCCCGCGGCTGGACCTGATGATGGGCTACAACTATGGCAAGTCGCCAATGGGTCCCGAGGATATCGGTGACAACCCGGGCATCAACGGGATCATCGAGCATCACCTGAGCGGCGGCCTCAGCTATCGGATCTCCGAGCACGGGACGCTGACGGCATCGTACATGCGCGCCTTCGAGAATGAGCTGACCGGGATCAGGACGGGGAGCACCGAGGAGGTCAAGAGCAACTTCGGCGCCAACATCGTCACCCTCCAGTTCACCTACAGCCATTGA
- a CDS encoding choice-of-anchor D domain-containing protein, translated as MGYMNRLWVLFVALMCAGAVQAGTAGITGQYAGTHSLTVYGPAGVLGTSTGNPANVWVWDFTTGTVSFDPGMLSVSFPYSTSPITLVDNGNGTYTGSYTVTIGTTPGATSTTWDITQVGGNLTIVTQDTDGNGNPGTLLAGVLALPVDLQWDGTAGSEQDIDVAPTLDFGLVSTAAPASIDLVVHNVGGTALQLGAIASGNPLAAPFSILDASDCVAPIVPSGSCNISVRFAPTTEGPFSDTFDIPSDDPDEASVTVTVQGTGVGPDPDIALATPTVAFGAVVLGNSATQDIMVSNQGGNPLTIGSIQLSGADMAEFGQTSNCTTLATGATCTITVSFTPATAAAKAATLTILSDDPDEASVTVALSGSGTAPVAGFTGRYVGAYQMTLWNATSGTVLGTSLPVGPSILWDFDFDAGTVMLTNADLTTGVGYIITPAPTPLQRNADGTYTATYTIMIGDKGPGTTTTTWRITEANGTLTVTTLDADNNNVPGTTLPGVLPLPVGIVMDGTAQDADTDSNGDGLSDADARVLGLDPFVANGDTDGDGDSDVDEIGGDMNNPLDSDGDGVIDALEPGADALNDQIASGLRIPAVGGTVTLTTEPGQHLSRVAVTTPTGGPPDVVFAHGAIGYATTAPLGGTVRVQMRFSLEFPTNLVVYKIDGNGAFSILPSSLWTRIDDRTLEIVVTDGDPVTDADGLVNGLIVDPVALGNDVRAGFDFTDSGGGGCSLGAGGGHGRAGEWLLVLLFLAWLGVGRPYCRLRRDSRE; from the coding sequence ATGGGGTACATGAATCGTTTGTGGGTGCTGTTCGTGGCGCTGATGTGCGCGGGCGCAGTCCAGGCGGGGACCGCCGGCATCACCGGGCAGTACGCGGGTACGCATTCGCTGACCGTCTACGGGCCTGCAGGTGTGTTGGGGACCAGTACCGGCAACCCGGCCAACGTCTGGGTCTGGGATTTCACCACCGGTACCGTCAGCTTCGATCCGGGCATGTTGAGCGTCAGCTTTCCCTATTCCACCAGCCCGATCACGCTGGTCGACAACGGCAACGGCACCTACACCGGCTCATACACGGTGACTATCGGCACCACCCCCGGTGCCACCTCGACCACCTGGGACATCACCCAAGTAGGTGGTAACCTGACCATCGTGACGCAGGACACCGACGGCAACGGCAATCCGGGGACACTGCTGGCGGGTGTCTTGGCACTGCCCGTCGATCTGCAGTGGGACGGCACTGCCGGCTCCGAACAGGACATCGACGTGGCCCCCACGCTAGACTTCGGGTTGGTCTCAACCGCGGCCCCGGCCAGTATCGACCTGGTGGTCCACAATGTGGGAGGCACCGCTCTCCAGCTCGGCGCGATCGCCTCCGGCAATCCGCTGGCCGCCCCCTTCAGCATCCTGGACGCCAGCGACTGCGTGGCGCCCATCGTACCGTCCGGCTCCTGCAACATCAGCGTGCGGTTCGCACCGACCACCGAGGGCCCGTTCAGCGATACCTTCGACATCCCCTCGGACGACCCCGACGAAGCGAGCGTGACCGTGACCGTGCAGGGCACGGGCGTGGGGCCTGATCCGGACATCGCGCTTGCCACCCCGACGGTCGCCTTCGGCGCGGTGGTCTTGGGCAACAGCGCGACCCAGGACATCATGGTATCCAACCAGGGCGGCAACCCCCTGACCATCGGATCGATCCAGCTGTCGGGTGCCGACATGGCGGAGTTCGGACAGACTAGCAACTGCACCACCCTCGCCACCGGGGCCACGTGTACGATCACCGTGAGCTTCACCCCGGCGACGGCCGCAGCCAAGGCGGCGACGCTGACCATCCTCTCGGACGACCCGGACGAGGCCTCGGTCACGGTCGCACTGTCGGGCAGCGGCACGGCGCCGGTCGCCGGTTTCACCGGGCGTTACGTCGGGGCCTATCAGATGACCCTGTGGAACGCCACCTCCGGCACCGTCCTGGGCACCAGCCTGCCGGTCGGGCCGAGCATCCTGTGGGACTTCGATTTCGATGCCGGTACGGTGATGCTCACCAATGCGGACCTGACGACCGGCGTCGGCTACATCATCACGCCCGCGCCGACGCCACTGCAGCGCAACGCCGACGGCACCTATACGGCGACCTACACCATCATGATCGGCGACAAGGGCCCCGGCACCACCACGACGACCTGGCGGATCACCGAGGCCAACGGCACCTTGACCGTCACCACCCTGGACGCCGACAACAACAACGTCCCTGGAACGACACTGCCCGGCGTGCTGCCCCTGCCGGTGGGGATCGTGATGGACGGCACCGCCCAGGACGCCGACACCGATAGCAATGGGGACGGACTGTCGGACGCGGACGCGCGGGTGCTGGGTCTCGATCCCTTCGTGGCCAACGGCGACACGGACGGGGACGGCGACTCGGATGTCGATGAAATCGGCGGAGACATGAACAATCCGCTCGACAGCGACGGCGATGGCGTCATCGATGCACTGGAGCCGGGGGCCGATGCGCTGAACGACCAGATCGCCAGCGGGCTGCGGATCCCGGCCGTCGGCGGCACCGTGACGCTCACCACCGAGCCGGGGCAGCATCTCTCCAGGGTGGCTGTGACCACCCCCACGGGTGGTCCGCCTGACGTCGTCTTCGCCCATGGCGCCATTGGCTATGCCACGACCGCACCGCTCGGCGGGACGGTCCGGGTACAGATGCGCTTCTCGCTTGAGTTCCCGACCAACCTGGTCGTGTACAAGATCGACGGCAACGGGGCGTTTTCCATCCTGCCCTCGTCGCTGTGGACCCGTATCGACGACCGCACGCTCGAGATTGTGGTCACGGACGGCGATCCGGTGACCGATGCCGACGGTTTGGTGAACGGGTTGATCGTCGACCCGGTGGCCCTGGGCAACGACGTGCGCGCCGGCTTCGACTTCACGGACAGCGGCGGTGGTGGCTGCAGCCTCGGTGCCGGCGGCGGTCACGGCCGTGCCGGCGAATGGCTGCTGGTGCTGCTGTTCCTGGCCTGGCTGGGTGTCGGGCGGCCGTACTGCAGGCTGCGTCGCGACAGCCGCGAGTGA
- a CDS encoding VPLPA-CTERM sorting domain-containing protein — protein MKKTTIALAVLAAAAVGNIGAVNAGTIGITGDYTGTYSLTVWNGGTGAVLGASTTNPNNLWSWDFTAGTASFDPGALNIGFPYSTGPIALVDNGNGTYTGTYGISIGTNSGTASTTWDITQSGNSLMITTWDTDSNGIPGTTLAGVMPLPISLQWDGSAVSAVPVPAAVWLFGSGLLGLVGVARKRKVAA, from the coding sequence ATGAAAAAGACGACAATTGCGTTAGCAGTACTGGCGGCGGCCGCCGTCGGCAACATCGGGGCGGTGAATGCCGGGACGATCGGGATCACCGGTGATTACACGGGTACCTATTCGCTGACCGTGTGGAACGGTGGCACCGGCGCTGTGTTGGGGGCCAGCACCACCAACCCCAATAATCTGTGGAGCTGGGATTTTACAGCCGGTACCGCAAGTTTTGACCCGGGTGCACTGAATATCGGCTTCCCGTATTCCACCGGCCCGATCGCGCTGGTCGACAACGGTAATGGCACCTATACCGGTACCTACGGTATCAGCATCGGCACGAACTCCGGTACCGCCTCGACCACCTGGGACATCACCCAGTCGGGCAACAGCCTGATGATTACGACGTGGGACACCGATAGCAATGGGATACCGGGAACGACGCTCGCGGGTGTTATGCCGCTGCCCATCAGCCTGCAGTGGGACGGCAGCGCGGTGTCCGCCGTGCCCGTGCCGGCCGCCGTCTGGCTGTTCGGTTCCGGCCTGTTGGGTTTGGTCGGGGTGGCGCGCAAGCGCAAGGTCGCGGCTTGA